CTACAAAGGAGTACAACTTTTTACGATACCGTAAATATCAAAAATATACGCGATTTATTGTAATTTGAATAAGTAAAAAATACAAATAAAAAGCCCCTTCTCTGTGTATAATTTATGCAGAAAAAAATTTGAGAGGAATGTTAACTATGACTTATACAACAAGAAAAGGATTTTACGGGATTAACAATGAACTTGAGCTAGGAAAAGCAACTATCTTACCGGACAGAAAAGATATCCCATATGAATATAGATGGAGACTCGAAGATATTTACGAAAACGAAGAGTTATGGGATAAGGATTTTGAGCTTATCAAGGAACGAATGGCAGAAATATTGGAGTTCAAAGGCAAGCTTAGTGAGGGGTCTCAATCTCTTTTTAATTGTTTTAAGCTGAGAGACGAGCTATCAATTACCTTAGAGAAGCTAATTGTATATGCTCATATGAGGAGCCATGAGGATACTGCCGTATCTAAATATCAAGGATTGGTAAGCAAAATATCATCTCTTTCCGTTGAGTTCTCTGCTCTCGCAAGCTTTGTAACACCGGAAATTTTAGCCATACCAGAGGAAACATTAAAAAACTATATAGAAGAGCCTAATCTTAGTGAGTATGCTTTTGAATTAAAAGAGCTGCTGCGGCAAAGAGAACATGTTCTCTCCCTTGAAGAAGAAGCAATCCTAGCGAAAACGGGGAATATGGCTGAAACTGCAGAGAACGCTTTTTCTATGCTCACAAACGCAGATATGAAGTTCTCATCTATTCTTGACGAAGAGGGCAAAGAAGTTGAGCTGTCCGAAGAAAGGGCTGTCTCATACCTGCGTTCGAGAGTAAGAGCGGTGCGCAAAGCCGCATTTGATTCTCTTTACAAACCCTATATCGAAACAAAAAATACGCTTGGCGCAACTTTTGATGGAATGTTAAAGACCTCAAAATTTTATGCAGAGATCAGAAAGTACCCCTCTTCTCTTGCTGCTGCTCTTGACGGAAATAACATTCCTGAAAATATTTACGATAATCTGGTTGACACATTGGAGTCCAATCTCTCTCCAATACATGACTATATGTCTTTTAGAAAAAAAGTGCTTGGCGTAGAGGAGCTGCATATGTACGACCTCTATACACCTCTTCTGGACGATCCTTACGAGGATGTTTCTTGGAGTAGGGGCAAAGAGATGATATTTGAAGCCCTCACTCCCATGGGAGAAGAGTACCTCTCTCTCATTAGAAAAGGGCTTGAAAGCGGCTGGGTGGATGTATTTCCAAACAGAGGT
The window above is part of the Synergistaceae bacterium genome. Proteins encoded here:
- the pepF gene encoding oligoendopeptidase F; the encoded protein is MTYTTRKGFYGINNELELGKATILPDRKDIPYEYRWRLEDIYENEELWDKDFELIKERMAEILEFKGKLSEGSQSLFNCFKLRDELSITLEKLIVYAHMRSHEDTAVSKYQGLVSKISSLSVEFSALASFVTPEILAIPEETLKNYIEEPNLSEYAFELKELLRQREHVLSLEEEAILAKTGNMAETAENAFSMLTNADMKFSSILDEEGKEVELSEERAVSYLRSRVRAVRKAAFDSLYKPYIETKNTLGATFDGMLKTSKFYAEIRKYPSSLAAALDGNNIPENIYDNLVDTLESNLSPIHDYMSFRKKVLGVEELHMYDLYTPLLDDPYEDVSWSRGKEMIFEALTPMGEEYLSLIRKGLESGWVDVFPNRGKRSGAYSWGSYATHPYVFMNYTNNLNDVFTLAHELGHSLHSFYSRKNQPFSMANYCIFTAEVASTTNEVLLLSHLIKETEDVDKKAYLLNRRLENIRTTVYRQTMFASFEREVHNRSAKEGDTTPDGLMKLWYELNRKYYGDEIIIDEALKMEWGRIPHFYSPFYVYQYATGYSAATALAEGILQNESDNRDKYLQFLKMGGSDYPINLLKNAGVDMSTSQPVESVINIFSETLKEMKELIN